A single region of the Lotus japonicus ecotype B-129 chromosome 4, LjGifu_v1.2 genome encodes:
- the LOC130714639 gene encoding protein MAINTENANCE OF MERISTEMS-like — MLQDLGRVSEYAWGAIALATLYDQLDRASRRGTAQMGGFSSLLLGWAYEYLSDRVIIRRADPEYSQDQPRARRWVMSRVGHAGLDERRVMLDELTVDDIIWTPFEDHRAHRPRDQRAMYSGYIRTPFGRVVRRHLPERVLRQFGYIQDVPRHPSEIQTTGSLAETADAAYADFVPHLRPQGIPVTHSGEAVEEYMRWYGGVSHRFIIPDDRREEFSAVTVVRRVVDLLEQSLEVPDALAVGTHARSLTERALDLIRSSAFIGTQGVAFAAVRGAGAAGGRGRGGRARGGRARGGRARGEGAPAEGARGGRARGPRGRRGGGRGGGRGRGE; from the exons ATGTTGCAGGATCTCGGTCGAGTGtccgagtacgcgtggggcgcaattgcgctcgctacgttgtacgaccagcttgatcgagcgtccaggagggggacggcccagatgggaggtttcAGCTCACTCTTGCTAGGATGGGcctacgagtacctttctgatcgcgtcattatccggagggcggatccggagtactcacaggaccagcctagggcgcggcggtgggttatgtcccgggtcgggcatgcaggcctcgatgagaggcgagtcatgctcgatgagctgacggtggatgacattatatggaccccatttgaggaccatcgggctcatcgaccacgggatcagagggccatgtattctggctacatccggacgccatttggccgtgttgttcgacgacatctaccagagagggttctgcgccagtttggctacatccaggatgtccctcgacacccctccgagatccagacgactgggtcccttgctgagaccgcagatgctgcctatgctgattTTGTGCCGCACCtgcgccctcaggggatccctGTTACTCATTcgggagaggctgtggaggagtacatgaggtggtatggcggtgtgtcccatcggttcatcatccctgatgataggagggaggagttcagtgctgtg acgGTTGTGCGTCGGGTcgtggacttgttggagcagtcactggaGGTGCCAGATGCTCTTGCAGTTGGCACGCATGcccgatccctcactgagagggcgctggatcttattagatccagcGCATTCATCGGTACCCAGGGagtagcctttgctgctgtccgaggagctggagctgcaggaggcagaggtcgtggaggtagagcccgtggaggcagagcccgtggaggcagagcccgtggagagggtgcACCTGCAGAGggcgctcgtggaggcagagctcgtggacctagaggtcggaggggtggcggtaggggtggcggtaggggtcggggcgagtga
- the LOC130715890 gene encoding uncharacterized protein LOC130715890 has product MYTIAHKKKDGSFVNEEARQQIEQLEMEVDNNASEEDAFRTVIGKEHHGYVRGMGFGVCPSKVFKGFGSTSTNGSSAQVNKLQSELETERARVDALVQEVERFKGLEEKLAFVMQQLTGQGFNRVTDLGSPNEPRPSSSASHNPGNNGPSS; this is encoded by the exons ATGTACACTATTGCCCACAAGAAGAAAGATGGATCATTTGTGAACGAAGAGGCTAGACAACAGATT gAACAACTTGAAATGGAAGTTGATAACAATGCTTCTGAAGAAGATGCATTCAGAACTGTAATTGGGAAAGAACATCATGGATATGTACGAGGCATGGGTTTCGGTGTTTGCCCCTCTAAAGTCTTCAAAGGTTTTGGGAGCACATCAACCAATGGTTCTTCTGCACAAGTTAACAAGCTTCAATCAGAATTGGAAACAGAGCGTGCCAGAGTTGATGCTTTGGTACAAGAAGTTGAAAGATTTAAAGGCTTAGAAGAAAAGCTTGCATTTGTTATGCAACAATTGACTGGCCAAGGATTTAATAGG GTTACTGATTTAGGCTCTCCAAACGAACCAAGGCCATCATCATCCGCTAGTCATAATCCCGGAAACAATGGACCGTCTTCTTAG
- the LOC130713925 gene encoding protein DETOXIFICATION 49-like: MCKVSSSTSSTSSEDPNMLITPLIPKSPTCHQQTQQHNHVSLALKEAKSIANISWSMVLTGLLLYSRSMISMLFLGRLSDLALAGGSLALGFANITGYSVLSGLAMGMEPICGQAFGARRFKLLGLTMQRMVILLLITSILIALFWLNMKKLLLLCHQEEDIANEAQSYIFYSLPDLLAQSLLHPLRIYLRSQSITLPLTFCAAVSILLHIPINYLLVSALKLGIKGIALASVWTNFNLVGLLILYTIVSSAYKKTWTGISWGCFKGWKRLLSLAIPSCLSVCFEWWWYEIMILLCGLLINPSASVASMGVLIQTTSLIYIFPSSLSFGVSTRVGNELGAGNPLRAKLAAIVGLCFSFILGFSALVFAVSVRNVWASMFTQDKQIFALTSMVLPVVGLCELGNSPQTTVCGVLRGTARPKLGAHINLGCFYLVGMPVSVWLSFFAGFDFKGLWLGMLAAQGSCMVTMMFVLARTDWDGQARRAMELTSSDPAEEQVEDVEEEEEQVGKSILGASAAKQEYSGLLV; the protein is encoded by the coding sequence ATGTGCAAGGTATCATCCTCTACCTCTTCTACTTCAAGTGAGGACCCCAACATGTTAATAACACCTTTGATCCCCAAATCCCCAACATGTCACCAACAAACCCAACAACATAACCATGTGTCCCTTGCCCTCAAAGAAGCAAAATCCATAGCCAACATATCATGGTCCATGGTGTTAACAGGCTTATTACTCTATTCCCGCTCCATGATCTCCATGCTCTTCCTCGGCCGCCTCAGTGACCTTGCTCTCGCCGGCGGCTCTTTAGCCCTCGGCTTCGCCAACATCACCGGCTACTCTGTTCTCTCCGGCCTTGCCATGGGGATGGAACCCATTTGCGGCCAAGCATTCGGAGCCAGAAGATTCAAACTTTTAGGCCTCACGATGCAGAGGATGGTGATTCTCCTCCTCATAACCTCTATTCTAATTGCATTGTTCTGGCTCAATATGAAGAAACTATTGCTACTCTGTCATCAAGAAGAAGACATAGCCAATGAAGCTCAATCCTATATTTTTTATTCTCTCCCTGATCTTCTAGCGCAATCATTGCTACACCCTCTACGAATCTACCTCAGAAGCCAATCAATAACCTTGCCTCTAACATTCTGCGCCGCGGTTTCGATTCTTCTTCACATCCCCATCAATTACCTCCTTGTCTCTGCTCTCAAATTGGGAATCAAAGGCATCGCTTTAGCCTCTGTTTGGACCAATTTCAACCTCGTGGGTTTGTTGATTCTCTACACAATTGTTTCAAGCGCATACAAAAAAACATGGACAGGCATTTCCTGGGGATGCTTCAAAGGTTGGAAACGATTACTTAGTCTTGCAATTCCAAGTTGTTTATCTGTTTGCTTTGAATGGTGGTGGTATGAAATCATGATTTTGCTATGCGGGTTGTTGATTAATCCCTCTGCAAGCGTTGCTTCCATGGGGGTTTTGATTCAAACCACATCATTGATATACATTTTCCCATCTTCTTTGAGCTTTGGTGTGTCCACAAGAGTTGGCAATGAATTGGGTGCAGGAAATCCCCTAAGAGCAAAACTTGCTGCAATTGTAGGACTCTGTTTCAGTTTTATTCTGGGATTCTCTGCTTTGGTTTTTGCTGTTTCAGTGAGGAATGTTTGGGCTTCCATGTTCACACAGGATAAGCAGATCTTTGCTCTAACTTCAATGGTGTTGCCTGTGGTTGGACTATGTGAGCTTGGAAACTCTCCTCAAACAACGGTATGTGGCGTTTTGAGGGGAACCGCTAGGCCGAAATTGGGAGCACACATAAACTTGGGTTGCTTCTATCTTGTGGGAATGCCTGTTTCAGTGTGGTTGAGCTTCTTTGCAGGGTTTGATTTCAAAGGCTTGTGGCTTGGTATGTTGGCAGCTCAAGGGTCTTGCATGGTGACAATGATGTTTGTTTTGGCACGCACTGATTGGGATGGTCAAGCACGAAGAGCAATGGAACTTACATCATCTGATCCTGCTGAAGAACAAGTGGAGGAtgtggaggaggaagaagaacaaGTTGGGAAATCCATTTTGGGTGCAAGTGCTGCAAAACAAGAATACTCTGGTTTGCTTGTTTGA